A section of the Streptomyces sp. CG1 genome encodes:
- a CDS encoding serine protease produces the protein MNKPLLAALSSLALAGLGAAPAVAAPHTVVKPKATVDFAGTVALSDCSGSVIRFPNSADSDPALVLTNGHCLETGFPDPGQVITGQSSSRTFGLLNSAGSKVATLRANQVVYSTMTDTDVTIYRLTSTYAQIKSSYGISPLTVNDSHPTAGTAIKVVSGYWKRTYSCSIDGFVYRLKEGDWTWKDSVRYTSSCNTIGGTSGSPVIDTSTGKVVAVNNTGNEDGETCTVNNPCEVDENGNVTIHKGTNYAEETYQIPACFTTGNKLDLGASGCALPKP, from the coding sequence ATGAACAAGCCTCTCCTTGCCGCGCTCTCCTCCCTGGCCCTGGCCGGGCTGGGCGCCGCTCCCGCGGTCGCCGCACCGCACACCGTCGTCAAGCCCAAGGCGACCGTCGACTTCGCCGGCACCGTCGCGCTCAGCGACTGCTCCGGCTCCGTCATCCGCTTCCCCAACTCGGCCGACAGCGACCCGGCGCTCGTACTGACCAACGGCCACTGCCTGGAGACCGGCTTCCCCGATCCCGGCCAGGTCATCACCGGCCAGTCCTCCAGCCGTACCTTCGGCCTGCTGAACTCCGCCGGCAGCAAGGTCGCCACCCTCCGCGCCAACCAGGTCGTCTACTCGACCATGACGGACACGGACGTCACGATCTACCGGCTGACCAGCACATACGCGCAGATCAAGAGCTCCTACGGCATCAGCCCGCTCACCGTGAACGACAGCCACCCCACCGCCGGCACCGCGATCAAGGTCGTCTCCGGCTACTGGAAGCGCACCTACAGCTGCAGCATCGACGGGTTCGTGTACCGGCTGAAGGAGGGCGACTGGACCTGGAAGGACTCGGTCCGCTACACCTCCTCCTGCAACACCATCGGCGGTACGTCCGGCTCCCCGGTCATCGACACCAGCACCGGCAAGGTCGTCGCCGTCAACAACACCGGCAACGAGGACGGCGAGACCTGCACGGTCAACAACCCGTGCGAGGTGGACGAGAACGGCAACGTCACCATCCACAAGGGCACCAACTACGCCGAGGAGACCTACCAGATCCCGGCCTGCTTCACCACGGGCAACAAGCTGGACCTCGGCGCGTCCGGCTGCGCCCTGCCGAAGCCGTAA
- a CDS encoding amidohydrolase family protein → MEDLVIRDADVVDGSGDASYRADVVLDGGRIVSIVKEAAAAGCQRPRAVREVDAEGLVLSPGFIDMHAHSDLALLRDPDHSAKAAQGVTLEVLGQDGLSYAPVDDRTREEVRRAITGWNGYGDDLDFDWRSVGEYLDRLDRGIAVNAAYLIPQGTVRALAVGWEDRPATSEELDRMRQLVAEGMEQGAVGLSSGLTYTPGMYAPDAELTELCRVVASYGGYYCPHHRSYGAGALEAYAEMVDLTREADCPLHLAHATMNFGVNEGRAPELLALLDRALNTGADITLDTYPYTPGCTTLAALLPSWASEGGPAEILARLTDPATAERIRHDLEVTGSDGCHGVPVEWETIEISGVSDPALAEFVGRTVREAAQTRGEIPWDTARQLLLTDRLGTTILQHVGHEDNVRTIMRHRGHTGGSDGILQGDKPHPRAYGTFPRYLGHYVRELGILSLEECVAHLTARPAARLRLPDRGLVREGYRADLVLFDPETVAPGATFAAPRTLPTGIPYVLVDGRFVIEDGKRTDVLAGRSVRRTPL, encoded by the coding sequence ATGGAGGACCTGGTCATCCGGGACGCCGACGTCGTCGACGGCAGCGGCGATGCGTCGTACCGGGCCGACGTCGTCCTCGACGGCGGGCGGATCGTCTCGATCGTCAAGGAGGCGGCCGCGGCCGGGTGCCAACGACCGCGTGCCGTGCGCGAGGTGGATGCCGAGGGCCTGGTCCTCTCCCCCGGCTTCATCGACATGCACGCCCACTCCGACCTCGCCCTGCTGCGCGACCCGGACCACAGCGCGAAGGCCGCGCAGGGGGTCACACTGGAGGTCCTCGGCCAGGACGGGCTGTCGTACGCGCCGGTGGACGACCGCACTCGGGAGGAGGTGCGGCGGGCGATCACCGGGTGGAACGGGTACGGCGACGACCTCGACTTCGACTGGCGCTCGGTCGGCGAGTATCTGGACCGGCTGGACCGGGGCATCGCCGTCAACGCGGCCTATCTCATCCCGCAGGGCACCGTCCGCGCGCTCGCCGTCGGCTGGGAGGACCGCCCGGCGACCTCCGAAGAGCTGGACCGGATGCGGCAGTTGGTGGCGGAGGGGATGGAGCAGGGCGCGGTCGGGCTGTCGTCCGGGCTGACGTACACGCCCGGCATGTACGCCCCGGATGCCGAACTGACCGAACTGTGCCGGGTGGTGGCGTCGTACGGCGGCTACTACTGCCCGCACCACCGCTCCTACGGCGCCGGCGCCCTGGAGGCGTACGCCGAGATGGTCGATCTCACCCGGGAGGCCGACTGTCCGCTGCACCTGGCCCACGCGACGATGAACTTCGGCGTGAACGAGGGCCGGGCGCCCGAGCTGCTCGCGCTGCTGGACCGGGCCCTGAACACCGGCGCGGACATCACGCTGGACACCTATCCCTACACCCCGGGCTGCACCACCCTGGCCGCGCTGCTGCCGAGCTGGGCGAGCGAGGGCGGCCCGGCGGAGATCCTGGCCCGGCTCACCGACCCGGCGACGGCCGAGCGGATCCGGCACGACCTGGAGGTGACCGGCTCGGACGGCTGCCACGGCGTGCCGGTGGAGTGGGAGACGATCGAGATCTCCGGCGTCTCGGATCCGGCGCTGGCCGAGTTCGTGGGCCGTACGGTGCGGGAGGCGGCGCAGACGCGCGGCGAGATCCCCTGGGACACCGCCCGGCAGCTGCTGCTGACGGACCGGCTCGGTACGACGATCCTCCAGCACGTCGGCCACGAGGACAACGTCCGCACGATCATGCGGCACCGCGGTCACACCGGCGGCTCCGACGGCATCCTCCAGGGCGACAAGCCGCACCCGCGCGCCTACGGCACCTTCCCGCGCTATCTCGGCCACTATGTACGGGAGTTGGGGATCCTCTCCCTGGAGGAGTGCGTCGCCCACCTCACCGCACGGCCCGCGGCCCGGCTGCGCCTGCCGGACCGCGGTCTGGTGCGCGAGGGGTACCGGGCCGACCTGGTGCTGTTCGACCCGGAGACGGTGGCGCCCGGCGCGACCTTCGCCGCGCCCCGCACGCTTCCCACCGGGATCCCGTACGTCCTGGTCGACGGCCGGTTCGTCATCGAGGACGGCAAGCGGACGGACGTGCTCGCGGGCAGGTCCGTCCGCCGTACACCGCTGTGA
- a CDS encoding alanine racemase yields MSSSEALARLAEERVDHRFKGLPPDADGLTVGELAAQRRNLFREADGFTTPVLALSAERLEHNLALMETYTARHGLVFAPHGKTSMAPQLFHRQIEHGAWGITLAVPHQVRVARAFGIQRVFLANELVDASALRWIAGELAADPAFRFVCYVDSVRGVELMDSALQGSARPVDVVVELGAGDGARTGVRTEADARAVADAVTGSGSLRLVGVAGYEAQVPGADPELVGEWLSRLVTLAVEFDKAGLFADADEIVVSAGGSEWFDAVADVFARIPGLSLPVLKLLRSGAYVSHDDVHYSRLTPFNRVPEEGALEPAFRLWAQVVSRPSADQAFVNAGKRDAAYDLDLPVVQVVRRDGTEHPATRIEVSALSDQHLWLRTGPGADIEVGDWIGLGLSHPCTSFDKWQLIPVAEADGTVVDYIRTFF; encoded by the coding sequence ATGAGCAGCAGCGAAGCGCTCGCCCGGCTGGCCGAGGAACGCGTCGACCACCGCTTCAAGGGCCTCCCGCCGGACGCCGACGGCCTCACCGTCGGCGAACTGGCCGCCCAGCGCCGCAACCTCTTCCGCGAGGCCGACGGCTTCACCACGCCCGTCCTCGCCCTGTCCGCCGAGCGCCTGGAGCACAACCTCGCGCTCATGGAGACGTACACCGCCCGGCACGGTCTCGTCTTCGCCCCGCACGGCAAGACCTCCATGGCACCGCAGCTCTTCCACCGCCAGATCGAGCACGGCGCCTGGGGGATCACCCTGGCGGTGCCCCACCAGGTGCGCGTCGCCCGGGCGTTCGGCATCCAGCGGGTCTTCCTCGCCAATGAACTGGTGGACGCCTCGGCGCTGCGGTGGATCGCCGGGGAACTCGCCGCCGACCCCGCCTTCCGGTTCGTCTGCTACGTCGACTCCGTGCGCGGCGTCGAGCTGATGGACTCCGCGCTCCAGGGCTCCGCCCGGCCCGTCGACGTCGTCGTCGAACTGGGCGCCGGGGACGGCGCCCGTACCGGCGTGCGCACGGAGGCGGACGCCCGGGCCGTCGCCGATGCCGTGACCGGCTCCGGGTCTCTGCGGCTCGTCGGCGTCGCGGGCTACGAGGCCCAGGTACCCGGCGCCGACCCGGAGCTGGTGGGCGAGTGGCTGTCCCGGCTGGTCACGCTCGCTGTCGAGTTCGACAAGGCGGGGCTCTTCGCGGACGCCGACGAGATCGTGGTGAGCGCCGGCGGCAGCGAGTGGTTCGACGCGGTCGCCGACGTGTTCGCCCGGATCCCCGGCCTGTCGCTGCCCGTCCTGAAGCTGCTGCGCTCCGGCGCCTACGTCTCGCACGACGACGTGCACTACAGCAGGCTCACCCCGTTCAACCGGGTACCCGAGGAGGGTGCCCTGGAGCCCGCCTTCCGGCTGTGGGCGCAGGTCGTCTCGCGCCCCTCGGCCGACCAGGCCTTCGTCAACGCGGGCAAGCGGGACGCCGCCTACGACCTGGACCTGCCCGTCGTCCAGGTGGTACGCCGGGACGGTACGGAGCACCCGGCCACCAGGATCGAGGTGAGCGCCCTGTCCGACCAGCACCTGTGGCTGCGCACCGGCCCCGGCGCGGACATCGAGGTCGGCGACTGGATCGGCCTCGGGCTGTCCCACCCGTGCACGTCCTTCGACAAGTGGCAGCTGATCCCGGTGGCGGAGGCGGACGGGACGGTCGTCGACTACATCCGTACGTTCTTCTAG
- a CDS encoding sugar kinase, with product MDVVALGESMVTFLPSRPGRLADVPSFDRAIGGAESNTACVLAAAGHSARWVGRVGADGFGEHLLERIAAYGVDVSSVDRDPVRPTGVYFRTAGDRGTGAHEVAYYRAGSAASAMSAENVDLTAVRAGRVLHLSGITAALSAGCRDLLHELTAPRPGRPLLSFDVNHRPGLWRDSGGPLVLLELARRADVVFVGEDEAAEAWGITGGPEAIREALPEPAVLVVKEGAKGATAFEDVAQADADGTPPAVFEPALSVDVVATTGAGDAFAAGFLSGTLRNLPLRARLRYGHLFAAAALTTPGDLATPPSRDHADRLTALDDTAWGRLRLAPGWTQAERATEEANTP from the coding sequence GTGGACGTCGTGGCGCTCGGCGAGTCCATGGTCACCTTTCTGCCCAGCCGGCCGGGCCGCCTCGCGGACGTGCCGTCCTTCGACCGCGCGATCGGCGGCGCCGAGTCCAACACGGCCTGCGTGCTGGCCGCCGCCGGGCACTCCGCGCGGTGGGTCGGCCGGGTGGGCGCGGACGGCTTCGGTGAGCACCTGCTGGAGCGGATCGCCGCGTACGGCGTCGACGTCTCGTCGGTCGACCGGGACCCGGTCCGGCCCACGGGCGTGTACTTCCGCACGGCCGGCGACCGGGGCACGGGTGCGCACGAGGTCGCGTACTACCGGGCGGGTTCGGCGGCCTCGGCGATGAGCGCCGAGAACGTGGACCTCACGGCGGTGCGGGCGGGGCGGGTACTGCATCTGTCGGGCATCACGGCAGCGCTGTCGGCCGGGTGCCGCGACCTGCTGCACGAACTGACGGCTCCCCGCCCGGGGCGCCCCCTGCTGTCCTTCGACGTGAACCACCGGCCGGGCCTGTGGCGTGATTCCGGCGGCCCGCTGGTGCTGCTGGAGCTGGCCCGGCGGGCGGACGTGGTGTTCGTGGGGGAGGACGAGGCGGCGGAGGCGTGGGGGATCACGGGGGGTCCGGAGGCGATCAGAGAGGCGCTGCCGGAGCCGGCGGTGTTGGTGGTGAAGGAGGGCGCGAAGGGGGCCACGGCGTTCGAAGATGTGGCGCAGGCTGACGCGGACGGCACCCCGCCGGCCGTCTTCGAACCGGCCCTGAGCGTGGACGTCGTAGCCACCACCGGCGCCGGGGACGCCTTCGCCGCGGGCTTCCTCTCCGGCACCCTCCGCAACCTCCCCCTGCGGGCCCGCCTCCGGTACGGCCACCTCTTCGCCGCCGCGGCCCTCACCACCCCCGGCGACCTGGCCACGCCCCCCAGCCGGGACCACGCCGACCGCCTGACCGCTCTGGACGACACCGCATGGGGGAGACTTCGACTCGCCCCCGGCTGGACGCAGGCCGAGCGGGCCACCGAGGAGGCGAACACCCCATGA
- a CDS encoding IclR family transcriptional regulator: protein MSQTVDRALSILPLLAEGPADLGQVADRLGVHKSTALRLLRTLHEHGLVYRQSDQRYRLGARLFALAQEAMENLDIREIAHPHLVRLNEACGHTVHLAVYEEGEVLYIDKVESRYPVRMYSRIGKPVAITVAAVAKLLLADLPEPERHALADKLDYPLYTARSTPNAPAFLRELEKVREQGWATDLGGHEESINCVAAPIRGADGRVVAAMSVSAPNVVVTGEELLTLLPQVRRTADAISGEYSGRTPIKEAGN, encoded by the coding sequence ATGAGTCAGACCGTCGACCGCGCCCTGAGCATCCTGCCGCTGCTCGCGGAGGGCCCCGCCGACCTCGGCCAGGTCGCCGACCGCCTGGGTGTGCACAAATCAACGGCACTCCGCCTCCTGCGCACCCTGCACGAGCACGGCCTGGTCTACCGCCAGTCCGACCAGCGCTACCGCCTCGGCGCCCGCCTCTTCGCCCTCGCCCAGGAGGCGATGGAGAACCTCGACATCCGCGAGATCGCCCACCCCCACCTCGTACGGCTGAACGAGGCCTGCGGCCACACCGTGCACCTCGCCGTGTACGAGGAGGGCGAGGTCCTCTACATCGACAAGGTGGAGAGCCGCTACCCGGTCCGCATGTACTCGCGGATCGGCAAGCCCGTCGCCATCACGGTCGCGGCCGTCGCCAAACTCCTCCTCGCCGACCTCCCCGAACCCGAGCGCCACGCCCTCGCGGACAAGCTCGACTACCCCCTGTACACGGCCCGTTCAACTCCCAACGCCCCCGCATTCCTGCGGGAGTTGGAGAAGGTCCGCGAACAGGGCTGGGCCACCGACCTCGGTGGCCACGAGGAGTCCATCAACTGCGTCGCCGCGCCCATCCGCGGCGCCGACGGCCGGGTGGTCGCCGCGATGTCGGTGTCCGCGCCGAACGTCGTCGTCACCGGCGAGGAACTCCTCACCCTGCTCCCGCAGGTCCGCCGTACCGCGGACGCGATCAGCGGTGAGTACTCCGGAAGAACACCGATCAAGGAAGCCGGCAACTGA
- a CDS encoding RidA family protein, whose product MTEKTALTPKTHTTPPAKFSHGVKKGNILQVAGQVGFLPAGDGKPPTPAGPTLREQTLQTLANVRAILEEGGAGWDDVMMIRVYLTDVDHFAEMNDIYNAYFEEQGLTQPPAARTTVYVGLPAGLLIEIDALAVLG is encoded by the coding sequence ATGACCGAGAAGACCGCCCTCACCCCGAAGACCCACACCACCCCGCCCGCGAAGTTCTCGCACGGTGTGAAGAAGGGCAACATCCTCCAGGTCGCCGGCCAGGTCGGGTTCCTGCCCGCCGGGGACGGCAAGCCCCCGACGCCGGCCGGTCCCACCCTGCGCGAGCAGACCCTGCAGACCCTCGCCAACGTCAGGGCGATCCTCGAAGAGGGCGGCGCGGGCTGGGACGACGTGATGATGATCCGCGTCTATCTGACGGACGTGGACCACTTCGCCGAGATGAACGACATCTACAACGCCTACTTCGAGGAGCAGGGCCTCACCCAGCCGCCCGCCGCCCGGACCACGGTCTACGTCGGACTCCCGGCCGGCCTCCTCATCGAGATCGACGCGCTCGCCGTGCTCGGCTGA
- a CDS encoding GntP family permease has protein sequence MSYYVVAATPTAPPPPHTGGLLLLLDGTPGLLMVAALGIALLLFLIIKVRLQPFVALLAVSIAVGLLAGLSVTELFGTVQRSDAVSTIESGMGGILGHVAIIIGLGTMLGAILEVSGGAEVLATRLLSLFGEKRAPLAMGLTGLIFGIPVFFDVGIFVLAPLVYAAAKRGGKSVLLYCLPLLAGLSMTHAFLPPHPGPVAAAGLLHVQLGWVVLMGIVCGIPAVLAAWAFSAWIGQRIFVAVPQDMVEAAEEAKRAVVAEQRAQGVEPQERPVPLGTVLLIIGTPLILILAATFSSIALDPSPARSVLEFFGSPFVALTLALLLAYWLLGLRRGWSRKSLETVSTSSLKPVGNILLVVGAGGIFGAVLKASGVAQALSDTFHGVGLPVIVLSYLISLVLRVAQGSATVAIVTTAGIVAPLLTEGDHSQPFVALVIMAISAGSIFASHVNDGGFWMVAKYFGISERDTLKTWTVLESVLSVAGFAVAALVSVFV, from the coding sequence ATGTCCTACTACGTTGTCGCAGCCACCCCCACCGCACCGCCACCACCCCACACCGGAGGCCTGCTCCTCCTCCTGGACGGCACCCCCGGCCTCCTCATGGTCGCAGCACTGGGCATAGCCCTCCTCCTCTTCCTGATCATCAAGGTCAGGCTCCAGCCCTTCGTGGCCCTCCTCGCCGTCTCCATAGCCGTGGGCCTGCTGGCCGGCCTGTCGGTCACCGAACTCTTCGGCACGGTCCAGCGCTCCGACGCCGTCTCCACCATCGAGTCCGGCATGGGCGGCATCCTCGGCCACGTCGCGATCATCATCGGCCTCGGCACGATGCTCGGCGCGATCCTGGAGGTGAGCGGCGGAGCGGAAGTGCTGGCCACCCGCCTCCTGTCTCTCTTCGGAGAGAAGCGCGCCCCACTCGCCATGGGCCTGACGGGCCTGATCTTCGGCATCCCGGTCTTCTTCGACGTGGGTATCTTCGTCCTGGCCCCGCTGGTCTACGCGGCGGCGAAGCGCGGCGGCAAGTCGGTCCTGCTCTACTGCCTGCCCCTGCTGGCGGGCTTGTCGATGACCCACGCCTTCCTGCCGCCGCACCCCGGCCCGGTGGCGGCCGCCGGTCTCCTCCACGTCCAGCTCGGCTGGGTCGTCCTCATGGGCATCGTCTGCGGCATCCCGGCCGTGCTGGCCGCCTGGGCGTTCTCGGCCTGGATCGGACAGCGGATCTTCGTCGCCGTACCCCAGGACATGGTCGAGGCGGCGGAGGAGGCGAAGCGGGCGGTGGTGGCCGAGCAGCGCGCGCAGGGCGTGGAGCCGCAGGAGAGGCCGGTACCGCTGGGCACGGTGTTGCTCATCATCGGAACGCCCCTGATCCTCATCCTGGCCGCGACCTTCTCCTCGATCGCCCTGGACCCGTCTCCCGCCCGCTCGGTCCTGGAGTTCTTCGGCAGCCCGTTCGTGGCCCTGACGCTGGCCCTGCTCCTGGCGTACTGGCTGCTGGGGCTCCGCCGCGGCTGGTCCCGCAAGTCCCTGGAAACGGTCTCCACTTCATCCCTGAAGCCGGTGGGCAACATCCTGCTGGTGGTCGGCGCGGGCGGGATCTTCGGCGCGGTGCTGAAGGCGAGCGGGGTCGCCCAGGCGTTGTCGGACACGTTCCACGGCGTGGGCCTGCCGGTGATCGTGCTCTCCTACCTGATCTCGCTGGTCCTGCGGGTGGCCCAGGGCTCGGCGACGGTGGCGATCGTGACGACGGCGGGCATCGTGGCCCCGCTCCTGACGGAGGGCGACCACTCCCAGCCGTTCGTGGCCCTGGTCATCATGGCCATCTCGGCGGGCTCCATCTTCGCCTCGCACGTCAACGACGGAGGCTTCTGGATGGTGGCGAAGTACTTCGGCATCAGCGAACGCGACACCCTGAAGACCTGGACGGTCCTGGAGTCGGTGCTGTCGGTGGCGGGCTTCGCGGTGGCGGCGTTGGTGAGTGTGTTCGTGTGA